A genomic stretch from Ketobacter sp. MCCC 1A13808 includes:
- a CDS encoding amidohydrolase family protein gives MNFSIPVIDPHIHQWDLLNTPRILSTPKRLLGWNRLLYETALRYGAKKSDRAYVGRTDYVAQDYLPADYGQDSGGVPIQKVVHVEAEWRHRKGNGPAGETRWLHSLFEPEAVTLGAIVGYVDLQRHDARHVIEAHINSSDKFVGIRQMLANDADDGIMSFCPQPGLSIQPQWRSGFELLEEYQLSFDAWVFHHQLDEIDQLAKRFPSVTFILDHMGTAIGIGGPFASYGHNAAARDVVLKTWQTGIAAVAENPNVVVKLSGQFMPVLGWGFEHRAVAPGLQELLDKTAPLFNFVLQQFGVDRCLFASNFPMDKVSLSFRQLYELYAHLVQNLPQPDQKKLFHDNAARVYKIQP, from the coding sequence GTGAATTTTTCTATACCGGTGATCGACCCGCACATTCATCAATGGGATCTTCTTAACACGCCTCGCATTCTGAGCACCCCTAAACGCTTATTGGGTTGGAACCGACTTCTATATGAAACCGCGTTGCGTTACGGCGCAAAGAAAAGTGACCGCGCCTATGTCGGGCGAACGGACTATGTGGCGCAAGACTATCTGCCAGCAGATTACGGGCAGGATAGCGGCGGTGTGCCTATCCAGAAAGTGGTGCATGTTGAGGCAGAATGGCGGCATCGGAAAGGCAATGGCCCGGCAGGCGAAACGCGTTGGTTACACTCTTTGTTTGAGCCGGAAGCGGTCACCCTGGGGGCTATTGTTGGTTATGTTGATCTGCAACGTCACGATGCCAGGCACGTGATCGAAGCCCACATTAACAGCAGTGATAAGTTCGTTGGTATACGACAAATGCTGGCCAACGATGCGGACGACGGGATTATGAGTTTTTGTCCTCAGCCGGGTTTATCGATACAGCCGCAGTGGCGGTCCGGGTTTGAATTGCTGGAAGAGTACCAGTTGAGCTTCGATGCCTGGGTTTTTCATCATCAGTTGGATGAGATTGATCAATTGGCGAAACGCTTTCCCAGCGTTACTTTTATATTGGATCATATGGGAACGGCCATCGGTATCGGCGGGCCTTTTGCTTCCTACGGCCACAATGCAGCGGCGCGGGATGTGGTATTAAAAACCTGGCAGACGGGTATTGCTGCGGTCGCAGAGAATCCGAATGTGGTAGTGAAGCTATCCGGTCAATTTATGCCGGTGCTGGGTTGGGGGTTTGAACATCGGGCTGTCGCCCCCGGCTTGCAGGAACTGCTGGATAAGACAGCCCCTTTGTTTAACTTCGTGTTGCAACAGTTTGGCGTCGATCGCTGTCTGTTTGCCTCGAATTTTCCTATGGATAAAGTTTCCCTAAGTTTCAGACAGCTTTATGAGTTGTATGCGCATCTAGTGCAGAACCTCCCGCAGCCAGATCAGAAAAAGTTGTTTCATGATAATGCCGCACGAGTGTATAAGATACAGCCCTGA
- a CDS encoding GNAT family N-acetyltransferase/peptidase C39 family protein: MTVEHRETIRHANLDDLESLVILEQACFSADRMSKRSFRHQLQQLHNLLLVVEAGADGKKQLLAYALVFLRKGTSLARLYSIAVAPQAHGQGLAKRLLLEAEEQAAEQGRMFMRLEVRKDNGAAIHLYQRLGYRQFGLYPDYYEDHADALRFQKRIIPHERMEEHKAEPDQQIPYYAQTTEFTCGAASLMMAMKELKPEVVFDQRTEIQIWREATTIFMTSGHGGCGPHGLAYAAAKRGFTTEVYVSHHGPLFVEGVRNESKKQILELVHLDFLHKLKECRVPIHRSILSLKQLQQRLESGALPLVLISTYRFDGKKAPHWVLLVDMDDQFVYINDPDPDDDDEQRSLLDKHYLPIPRNSFEMMLHFGQNRLRCAVVIR, encoded by the coding sequence ATGACTGTTGAGCATCGAGAGACAATTCGCCACGCCAACCTGGATGATCTGGAATCTCTGGTGATTCTGGAACAGGCTTGTTTCAGTGCCGACCGGATGAGCAAGCGCAGTTTTCGTCATCAATTGCAGCAATTACATAATTTGCTGTTGGTGGTTGAGGCCGGTGCTGACGGTAAAAAACAACTGCTGGCCTACGCCTTGGTGTTCTTGCGCAAAGGCACCAGTTTGGCCCGGTTATACTCCATTGCTGTTGCACCGCAGGCCCATGGTCAGGGGTTAGCGAAACGTCTGCTGCTCGAGGCCGAGGAGCAGGCGGCAGAGCAAGGGCGTATGTTTATGCGATTGGAAGTGCGCAAAGATAATGGCGCTGCAATCCATTTGTATCAACGATTGGGTTACCGGCAGTTCGGTTTGTATCCGGATTATTATGAAGACCATGCAGATGCATTGCGATTTCAAAAGCGCATTATTCCCCATGAACGAATGGAAGAACACAAAGCAGAGCCGGATCAGCAAATTCCTTATTATGCGCAGACCACGGAGTTTACTTGCGGTGCCGCTTCGCTCATGATGGCGATGAAAGAACTGAAACCGGAAGTGGTCTTTGACCAACGCACGGAAATTCAAATCTGGCGTGAGGCAACCACTATTTTTATGACCTCCGGTCACGGCGGTTGTGGTCCTCATGGTCTGGCCTATGCCGCGGCCAAGAGGGGGTTTACCACGGAAGTTTACGTTAGCCACCATGGGCCGTTATTCGTTGAAGGTGTTCGTAACGAAAGTAAAAAACAGATTTTGGAGTTAGTACACCTGGATTTCCTGCATAAATTAAAAGAATGTCGGGTGCCGATCCATCGTAGCATCTTATCGTTAAAACAACTGCAACAGCGCCTGGAATCCGGCGCCTTACCGCTGGTCCTTATCAGCACCTATCGGTTTGATGGAAAAAAAGCACCACACTGGGTTTTATTGGTGGATATGGATGATCAGTTCGTTTATATCAATGATCCCGATCCCGACGACGATGACGAGCAGCGTTCGTTGCTGGACAAACATTATTTGCCGATTCCGCGCAACAGCTTTGAAATGATGTTGCATTTCGGGCAGAATCGGCTGCGTTGCGCGGTGGTTATTCGTTAG
- a CDS encoding DUF2817 domain-containing protein, whose amino-acid sequence MLTPLLSTQELSVFPASFDQARQALLAEVKQLDKLPGTAWTHRSLTYEGEGPAGERLSTEQIWVGEPDASRVLVLQSAVHGVEGHCGSAIQADLLRRLNRGRVQLPAGLAVLMIHAINPWGFAWSRRVDEQGIDVNRNFVDFEQPLPVNPGYAQLAQDVLPVSGGLAAGEQALQAYLQEHGQRQYELALSGGQYQFEEGLFYGGRGKSQARLNLEVIINELDCGNRQVALLDLHTGLGPYGHGELICDHPIGSQGMLTAQRWFGDAATLPEAGDSCSVPKQGLVDYAWHEVMGKNSCYLTLEFGTYPLAELLRCLREDHLIRKPGQQPFTHPQSDVVRQQLLRQFYPAEVQWQTLVLLRARQAIQLACAGLFNDC is encoded by the coding sequence ATGCTGACCCCGTTGTTGTCCACTCAGGAACTGAGCGTATTTCCCGCCTCTTTCGATCAGGCCCGGCAGGCGTTACTGGCTGAGGTGAAACAGTTGGATAAGCTGCCTGGAACAGCCTGGACACATCGCAGTCTGACCTATGAAGGTGAAGGACCGGCGGGTGAAAGACTTAGCACAGAGCAAATCTGGGTTGGCGAGCCGGATGCGTCCCGGGTGTTGGTTCTGCAGTCCGCGGTGCACGGTGTGGAAGGGCACTGTGGATCGGCCATTCAGGCGGATTTGCTGCGGCGACTGAACCGGGGTCGGGTGCAGTTACCGGCCGGTTTGGCCGTGTTGATGATACACGCGATTAACCCGTGGGGGTTTGCCTGGAGTCGCCGGGTGGACGAGCAGGGCATTGATGTGAATCGTAATTTTGTCGATTTCGAACAACCCTTACCAGTCAACCCGGGTTATGCGCAGCTGGCTCAGGACGTGTTGCCGGTGAGTGGTGGTCTGGCGGCGGGTGAACAGGCATTGCAGGCGTATTTGCAAGAACACGGACAAAGGCAGTACGAGTTGGCGCTGAGTGGCGGTCAGTATCAATTCGAGGAAGGCCTTTTCTATGGTGGTCGGGGTAAGAGTCAGGCCAGACTCAATCTGGAGGTGATCATCAATGAGCTGGATTGTGGTAATCGACAGGTGGCGCTGTTGGATTTACATACGGGGCTGGGACCTTATGGCCACGGTGAATTGATTTGCGATCATCCCATTGGCAGCCAAGGCATGCTGACGGCTCAGCGCTGGTTCGGTGATGCGGCGACGTTACCGGAAGCCGGTGATTCCTGCTCGGTTCCGAAACAAGGCTTGGTGGACTACGCCTGGCATGAGGTGATGGGCAAAAACAGTTGTTATCTGACCCTGGAGTTCGGAACGTATCCGTTGGCGGAACTGTTGCGTTGTTTACGGGAAGATCATTTGATCCGCAAACCCGGGCAGCAACCCTTCACTCATCCCCAAAGCGATGTGGTACGTCAGCAACTGCTACGTCAGTTTTATCCTGCGGAAGTGCAATGGCAAACTTTAGTGTTATTGCGCGCACGTCAGGCGATCCAGCTAGCCTGTGCCGGATTATTTAATGACTGTTGA
- a CDS encoding RimK family protein codes for MSQLLVVVESKKDWAPYFPFEDLITFEEYLSRQDGLKKSRTRVINLCRSYKYLSKGYYCSLLGEARDHHVLPSLRVINDLNQKSLYTLHLDDVSELNHKSIEKKHTHEDLTFVSYFGSTPQPEFKALGKDLFEKFPCPILKISLRFQERWQITQLQALSPHDLTADEDQTEFAEALNQFSHKIWRSPKARKQFRYDLAILTNKNEALPPSDAAAIKKMIKAGNSLGIDVDVIERKDYVRLAEYDALFIRETTSIDHHTFRFAKKAESEGMVVMDDSMSILRCCNKVYLTDLFNVNKVPAPKTMILAKNNKDELQRAVQQIGFPIVLKIPDGAFSQGVYKVSNQAEFDQRTKELFKKSALLLAQEFMYTDFDWRIGIINNKPLYACRYYMAKDHWQIYNHASPSGRFVSGGYDTMPTYEAPKAVLDAALKATKLIGNSLYGVDLKQSGDRAVVIEVNDNPSLENDVEDRFLGIQLYEQIMQEFINRIESRRSSRQ; via the coding sequence ATGTCACAACTGCTAGTTGTCGTAGAATCCAAGAAAGACTGGGCACCCTATTTTCCATTTGAAGATCTGATCACCTTCGAAGAATATCTAAGCCGCCAGGACGGACTGAAAAAATCCCGTACCCGCGTCATCAACTTATGCCGTAGTTACAAATACCTGTCAAAAGGCTATTACTGTTCTTTGTTGGGCGAAGCCCGTGATCACCACGTGTTACCCTCGCTTCGTGTTATTAACGATCTCAACCAGAAATCACTGTATACCCTGCACCTGGATGACGTCAGCGAGTTAAACCATAAATCCATTGAGAAAAAACACACCCACGAAGATCTGACCTTTGTCAGTTATTTTGGCAGCACACCGCAACCGGAATTCAAAGCACTGGGCAAAGATTTGTTTGAAAAATTCCCATGCCCGATCCTGAAAATCAGTTTGCGCTTTCAGGAGCGCTGGCAGATCACGCAACTGCAGGCGTTGTCGCCCCATGACCTGACCGCAGATGAAGATCAAACTGAATTTGCCGAAGCGCTGAACCAGTTCAGTCATAAAATCTGGCGCTCGCCAAAAGCCAGGAAACAGTTCCGTTATGATCTGGCAATTCTGACCAATAAAAATGAAGCACTTCCACCAAGCGATGCCGCCGCCATCAAAAAAATGATCAAAGCAGGCAACAGTCTGGGTATTGACGTAGACGTGATCGAACGGAAAGATTATGTCCGTCTGGCGGAATACGATGCCTTGTTTATTCGCGAAACGACGTCTATAGATCATCACACTTTCCGCTTTGCGAAAAAAGCAGAATCCGAAGGGATGGTCGTTATGGACGACTCTATGTCGATTCTGCGCTGCTGTAACAAGGTGTACCTGACGGATCTGTTCAACGTCAATAAGGTACCGGCACCCAAAACCATGATCCTGGCCAAAAACAATAAGGATGAACTACAACGGGCGGTGCAACAAATCGGCTTCCCCATTGTGCTTAAAATCCCAGATGGTGCCTTTTCGCAAGGAGTATACAAAGTCAGTAACCAGGCAGAATTCGATCAACGTACCAAAGAGCTTTTTAAAAAATCCGCGCTGCTGCTGGCGCAGGAATTTATGTACACGGATTTTGATTGGCGTATCGGAATCATCAACAACAAACCGCTATACGCTTGCCGCTATTACATGGCTAAGGATCATTGGCAGATCTATAACCACGCTAGCCCCAGCGGCCGTTTCGTCAGTGGCGGGTACGACACCATGCCCACCTATGAGGCGCCGAAAGCGGTATTGGACGCCGCCCTGAAAGCCACCAAGCTCATCGGCAACAGCCTTTATGGAGTGGACTTAAAACAATCCGGCGATCGCGCAGTGGTCATCGAAGTCAATGATAACCCCAGCCTGGAAAACGATGTTGAGGACCGTTTTCTGGGAATACAACTGTACGAACAAATCATGCAGGAGTTCATTAACCGGATCGAAAGCCGACGTTCAAGCCGCCAATAA
- a CDS encoding TrkH family potassium uptake protein yields MLALPVGLMGLVQLVFALLSLALFEDGVMEDFLFSSLPMLGVAVWMLSSRSDWRDHPIGLRDSLVFAVMTWVIMGLLGAIPVMEITGVSFTDAVFESVSALTTTGATILDNLDSRPRAFLMYRQFLQWLGGLGVVIFVVAILPMLNTGGMKLLKAETPGPIKDDKLSPRISSSAHYLFIVYMVLTFTCAVGYFLAGMDLFDALGHSFSTVSTGGFSTHDASIGYFKSDAVLWVANLFMLLGAISFAVHFRAMSGRSLKIYWRDEESRVFLLTVLFISLLITSELLEAGIYHHPWDAFQMAMFHMISFVTSTGFGAADFTHWPAFVALTLVISGYLGGCSGSTAGGNKFIRNILSLKLIALEIKRIMHPRGVFILKYQGKSLQVSVLSSTIMFMALVATSTVVLTLILMGTGLSFWGALSAVAACLNVLGPAFGELGSNFQPVTDFGTWVLSFAMILGRLEYFTVLTLFLPVFWRF; encoded by the coding sequence TTGCTGGCATTGCCCGTGGGGTTGATGGGGTTGGTACAGTTGGTGTTTGCGTTGCTGTCGCTGGCTCTGTTTGAAGACGGCGTGATGGAGGATTTTCTATTCTCTTCTTTGCCGATGCTCGGGGTGGCCGTGTGGATGCTGTCGAGTCGCTCGGATTGGCGCGATCATCCGATTGGCCTGCGGGATTCCCTGGTGTTCGCGGTGATGACCTGGGTCATCATGGGGCTGCTGGGGGCAATACCGGTAATGGAAATCACCGGGGTCAGTTTTACTGATGCCGTGTTCGAATCCGTCAGTGCATTGACCACCACCGGTGCGACTATTCTGGATAACCTGGATTCCCGTCCAAGGGCCTTTTTGATGTATCGGCAGTTTCTGCAGTGGCTGGGTGGGCTGGGTGTAGTTATTTTTGTCGTGGCGATTTTGCCGATGCTCAACACCGGCGGTATGAAGTTACTCAAGGCCGAAACGCCGGGCCCGATTAAAGACGATAAATTGTCTCCTCGTATCTCCAGTTCTGCCCATTATCTTTTTATCGTGTATATGGTGCTGACATTCACCTGTGCGGTGGGGTATTTTCTGGCTGGAATGGATCTGTTTGATGCTTTGGGTCACAGCTTTTCAACGGTCTCCACCGGCGGCTTTTCAACTCACGATGCCAGCATCGGGTATTTCAAAAGCGATGCGGTATTGTGGGTAGCGAATCTGTTTATGCTGCTGGGTGCGATCAGTTTTGCCGTGCATTTTCGCGCCATGTCCGGGCGCAGTTTAAAAATCTACTGGCGCGACGAGGAGTCCCGCGTATTTTTATTAACGGTGCTGTTTATTTCTTTGCTGATCACCTCGGAACTGCTGGAAGCCGGGATTTATCATCACCCTTGGGACGCGTTTCAAATGGCGATGTTCCATATGATCTCTTTCGTTACCAGTACCGGCTTCGGGGCGGCGGACTTCACTCATTGGCCTGCTTTTGTTGCTTTAACCCTGGTGATTTCCGGTTATCTGGGGGGGTGTTCCGGCTCCACTGCCGGGGGTAATAAATTTATCCGTAATATTCTGTCTTTGAAATTAATCGCGCTGGAGATAAAACGCATCATGCACCCGCGAGGGGTATTCATTCTGAAATACCAGGGTAAATCGTTACAGGTGTCGGTGCTCAGCAGCACTATTATGTTTATGGCTTTGGTGGCCACCAGTACGGTAGTGCTTACGCTAATCCTGATGGGGACGGGTTTGAGTTTTTGGGGCGCGCTGTCCGCGGTGGCGGCTTGTCTGAATGTGCTGGGGCCGGCCTTTGGTGAGTTAGGCAGTAACTTTCAGCCGGTCACGGATTTCGGCACCTGGGTGCTGTCGTTTGCGATGATACTGGGCCGGCTGGAATATTTCACGGTGTTAACGCTATTCCTGCCGGTGTTTTGGCGCTTTTGA
- a CDS encoding alpha/beta fold hydrolase — translation MSYKLREWKLMGKQMRINGHYIFYIENHDGERDPGKPTLMLIHGYPTSSWDWERIWPLLTDDFNLIAMDLLGFGLSDKPYPHAYLIQDQADIIETMVERLKIDEFHVLAHDYGDTVAQELLARQNEREQPQWLSLCMLNGGLIPESHKALLIQKLLAGPLGPFMTRHMKKPTLARSLNAVFGPDTPPDEDLVDGFWEAINYNNGRRALHKLIDYMRQRKVNRSRWVGALQDTKVPIGLINGSLDPISGAHMIKRYKEVVGLPLMILSLADIGHYPQVEAPDQVFTCYKQFIGAALD, via the coding sequence ATGAGCTACAAACTGCGTGAGTGGAAGCTAATGGGCAAGCAAATGCGCATTAACGGCCATTACATTTTCTATATCGAAAACCATGACGGGGAGCGAGACCCGGGCAAGCCCACGCTGATGCTGATCCACGGTTACCCTACTTCCAGCTGGGACTGGGAGCGAATCTGGCCGCTGTTGACCGATGATTTCAATTTGATTGCAATGGATTTACTGGGCTTCGGACTATCGGACAAGCCCTATCCGCACGCTTACCTGATTCAGGATCAGGCTGATATAATCGAGACCATGGTTGAGCGCCTGAAAATCGATGAATTCCACGTACTGGCCCACGACTATGGGGATACCGTCGCGCAGGAGTTGTTGGCTCGGCAGAACGAACGTGAACAACCCCAATGGCTTTCCTTGTGTATGCTGAACGGCGGTTTGATCCCGGAATCCCACAAAGCTCTGCTGATTCAGAAATTGCTGGCCGGGCCGCTGGGTCCGTTTATGACCCGGCATATGAAAAAGCCGACTTTGGCCCGCAGCCTCAACGCCGTGTTCGGGCCCGACACACCACCGGATGAAGATCTGGTGGATGGATTCTGGGAAGCGATTAATTATAACAACGGACGCCGGGCCTTACACAAACTGATTGATTACATGCGGCAACGTAAAGTGAACCGCAGTCGCTGGGTAGGCGCACTACAGGACACCAAGGTGCCCATCGGGCTGATCAATGGCTCTCTGGATCCGATTTCCGGAGCACACATGATCAAGCGTTACAAAGAAGTGGTCGGATTACCCTTAATGATTCTATCGCTGGCGGATATCGGACACTATCCGCAAGTGGAGGCGCCGGATCAGGTGTTCACCTGCTACAAGCAATTTATCGGCGCCGCCCTGGATTGA
- a CDS encoding CPBP family intramembrane glutamic endopeptidase has protein sequence MAFFKSLHPRQFFTVLHRIDQQSQVSVEPVRPSQRVFFTLFFVGLCLLLVNYAKFNGAFFWFYELFQSGDSLSLQRAFMYLRRDPFYELYQHAWWGFIHVLGFFILPALFIRCYLKERLNQHGLQWGAVHRHLKWYLVLVAPILCGVVVVSFRDDFASHYPFYRNAGRSWLDFLLWESIYIGQFVVLEFFFRGFMLNALRPAMGAQGILVMCLPYLMLHFSKPWIEATGALFFGLFLGILALHSRSIWGGVGVHVSIALAMDVAALMQTRGLPQQWTP, from the coding sequence ATGGCCTTTTTCAAGTCGCTCCATCCGCGCCAGTTTTTTACTGTGCTGCACCGCATCGATCAGCAGTCACAAGTGTCCGTTGAGCCGGTGCGCCCCTCTCAGCGGGTGTTCTTTACTCTTTTTTTTGTCGGTTTGTGCTTGTTGCTGGTTAACTACGCCAAGTTTAACGGTGCTTTTTTCTGGTTCTACGAACTGTTTCAAAGCGGCGATTCCCTTTCGCTGCAGCGCGCGTTCATGTATTTACGGCGTGATCCTTTTTACGAACTCTATCAGCACGCCTGGTGGGGCTTCATTCATGTGTTGGGCTTTTTTATCCTGCCTGCGCTTTTTATCCGCTGCTATCTTAAGGAACGTTTGAACCAACACGGGTTGCAGTGGGGAGCAGTGCATCGCCATTTAAAGTGGTACCTGGTGTTAGTCGCGCCGATTTTATGTGGGGTGGTCGTGGTCAGTTTCCGTGACGATTTCGCTAGCCATTATCCTTTTTATCGCAATGCCGGGCGTAGCTGGCTGGATTTTCTGCTTTGGGAAAGTATTTATATCGGGCAGTTCGTGGTTCTGGAATTCTTCTTCCGCGGCTTTATGTTGAATGCGTTGAGGCCTGCAATGGGCGCCCAAGGAATTCTGGTAATGTGTTTACCTTATCTGATGCTCCACTTTTCCAAACCCTGGATTGAAGCCACCGGGGCTCTGTTTTTCGGTTTGTTCCTGGGCATCCTGGCGTTGCATTCGCGTTCCATATGGGGGGGAGTGGGAGTGCACGTGAGTATTGCTTTGGCGATGGATGTGGCAGCATTGATGCAAACCCGTGGCCTGCCACAGCAATGGACGCCCTGA
- a CDS encoding PQQ-dependent sugar dehydrogenase, which yields MPLNSQFRLTAAGFSKGILRAVTWGVVWSVCVPGSVQAVTTEQAEVEPETIIQGLDHPWSLKFLPDGRMLVTERSGSMRLVEDGKLSEPLSGLPEIWVGGQGGLMDVAIQDDWIYFSYAEPNGVPFMNSTAVARGRLKGHSLMDVEVIFRQKPKYLSRAHFGSRLVFAKDGTLFVTLGERFRPREDAQTLDNHLGKIVRILPNGKAPADNPFVKTENALPEIWSYGHRNVQGATLHPQTGVLWTHEHGPQGGDEINLPQAGKNYGWPVITYGENYGGGKIGEGTEKAGMEQPFYYWVPSIAPSGMTFYSGDAYPQWKGDLFVGSLKFQQLVRLELKQDKVVGEERMFKKEIGERVRDVVQGPDQLLYLLTDEDNGKIYRINPVPQSSENE from the coding sequence ATGCCATTGAACAGTCAATTCCGGTTAACCGCAGCAGGCTTTAGCAAAGGCATTCTGCGGGCGGTGACATGGGGCGTGGTATGGAGTGTGTGTGTTCCCGGCTCTGTCCAGGCGGTCACCACCGAACAAGCGGAAGTGGAACCTGAAACCATTATCCAGGGGCTGGATCACCCCTGGAGTCTGAAGTTCTTACCCGATGGCCGCATGCTGGTGACGGAGCGTTCCGGCTCTATGCGTCTGGTCGAAGATGGCAAACTCAGCGAGCCGCTGTCCGGCCTGCCCGAAATCTGGGTAGGCGGCCAGGGTGGCCTGATGGATGTGGCGATTCAGGACGACTGGATTTATTTCAGTTACGCTGAACCCAATGGAGTGCCTTTTATGAATTCCACTGCCGTGGCTCGCGGTCGACTGAAAGGCCATAGCCTGATGGATGTGGAAGTCATTTTCAGACAAAAACCGAAATACCTATCCCGTGCGCACTTTGGCTCTCGTCTGGTCTTCGCCAAAGACGGTACTTTATTTGTTACCTTGGGTGAACGTTTCCGCCCCCGGGAGGATGCACAGACTCTGGATAATCATCTGGGTAAGATAGTCCGTATCTTGCCTAATGGTAAAGCGCCCGCAGATAACCCTTTTGTCAAAACCGAAAATGCCCTGCCTGAGATTTGGTCTTATGGTCATCGTAATGTGCAGGGGGCAACCCTGCATCCGCAAACCGGCGTGCTATGGACTCATGAGCATGGTCCGCAAGGTGGTGATGAAATCAACCTGCCGCAAGCGGGCAAAAACTACGGCTGGCCGGTCATTACCTATGGTGAAAACTATGGCGGTGGTAAAATCGGTGAAGGTACAGAGAAAGCCGGCATGGAACAGCCCTTCTACTATTGGGTGCCTTCCATTGCTCCTTCCGGAATGACATTTTATTCCGGTGATGCGTATCCGCAATGGAAAGGGGATTTGTTTGTAGGTTCGTTGAAGTTTCAGCAGTTGGTGAGGCTGGAGCTGAAGCAGGATAAGGTAGTCGGTGAAGAACGGATGTTCAAAAAGGAAATTGGTGAGCGAGTGCGTGATGTGGTGCAGGGGCCGGATCAGCTATTGTATTTGTTAACCGATGAGGACAACGGTAAGATTTATCGCATCAATCCGGTGCCTCAAAGCTCTGAAAACGAATAA